The Oreochromis niloticus isolate F11D_XX linkage group LG18, O_niloticus_UMD_NMBU, whole genome shotgun sequence DNA window catctcccttctagaagaAATGTGAAAGAGAAATAAATTGTTAAATGGTCTGCTCagcagtgttttgtcttccatcGGATGCCTCTGAGGAATCAAAAGAACTCGGTGAAGTGTTGATAGTGTTGAAGTGTTGATTAACACAGGAGAGACTTCTCTGCAGGTTCAgttgaagctgaagctgcagattGTGAGCTAACTGATTCTAACATATAGAGAAAGAAAAGTGgaggaaagacagaaaaagcagACTCAACCAGGAAGAACCAGGGGAACAAtatcttataaaaaaaaagatgtcatatgttattCTGTCTCGTTATTACATCcagttgttattgtttttacctCAAATGTGGTTTAACCCAAATAAACTAAAGTAGATCAACATCATGTGGTTTGTATTAGAAAACCACATGATGTTGATCTACTTTAGTTTGTTGATACAGATCTGCTTTACTTTGTTGAAGCTGATAACATTTATGCATTGATGTTGACCTGTTTCACTTTGCTTGATCTGCTTTACGagcaaatgaagaaaaaagaagaaacagaaagaaagtcTTGGTTTCCTGGATCTGAGTACAGTATGTGACGTCATGCTTCTTCTTTCCCCAGAAATGTGTCATTGTCTTCAGGCAGCGAGAGCACAGAGAACCACAAGTTAGACACGGAGGTGGGACAGCAGATGGTGagactttattattattgctatttacacaatttttaatataatataGCTGGTAGGAAACTTGGGGATTTACCTCGATTGATAAGAGAGCGTTATGCCAGCATAGTGAGTCATAGTTGGGTCCACTCGTCTTGTTTTTTTGAGGGAGAAGAGATAAACAGAATGATTAAACCGAAAcaagtctttcttttttgtataaATAAGTGTAAAATGGACAAGTGAATGTAACCTAGTGAAGAATTAAGACTCATCTGAGAAAATATGTTTCTTTGTGGTTGATTATGTGCCCACTTAGACGCCTTACAAGCACCCACCTTCTACAAGTAAGCATGTAAAAAGGGGAAGTATTAAACACAGGAAATTGCTCATTGTAAAGTGGTACAATGCCGTTCCTGTGTTTACTGTATGGTGGCTGAAGACTTTATGCTCATTAGTGTgtatctgtgtctctgtctttctgtgtgtgtgtgtgtaaaacactCAGGTCGGCCATGGCTGTGTTTCTGATCCGTCTTGTAATTTGGTCCACTTCGTTGGTTTTGTGGTTCCCTCAAAGTGGTAGGTGGATGATTAATCACAATACAAACATGtcctcagtaaaaaaaaatgcttaagaAGAATGGCTTTTGGCGAcatgaaaatcaaaatatttttgcAGGAAATACCAggagctttatttaaacaatgattttactttaacctttttttaatCTGGGTGGTGTCTGACTTTGTTTCCTGCTTCCTTTACACAGTAAGCTAATCAAAACTGGACACCTCTAAACCCCAGtttatagaaataaaaattaaaaattctgATCAGTTAAGAATTTGTGCTGCagattaaatgtgtgttttcttatAGCAGCGACTGAAAGCCATGGTTTGGATCTCTGTCAGGAGGTTTGGGATGAGAAATACGAGGTGAAAATGAGAATATGCTTTTGTAcaaacacttttgttttttaatgacctcACAGATGCAGCGTGtgctatttaaataaactgtaaaTTTTTGTATTGGTTTTTCCATTCCAATGTTCTGATCTTGTATGTGAAGCTGGGCATGGTTAACATACAAAATCCAACAGAGAACATTTCACATGAAGAGCTTTCAGATATAAAGGAGAAGTTTATCTGCCTCCTCGACTCAAAAAATGAGCTTAACTGCTCCTGGTCATTCAACACCTTAGAGAAGGATACTCGGCTCTCTGTGTTTATCAGGtattctgatttttttaaaggttcatTTTAATGTGGAACAATGAACGCTACacattgttttaactctgtACTTCTCTCTTCCAGTGTCTGTAATGAGGAAACAGTAATTGAGTCTCGTACTTTTGCGGAAAGAGTTGGATCGATGTCCTTGACTGTCAGCAAGGAAATATCAGGCGTAGTCTTACATTTTAACATGTCCCTGCACAACTGGATATCTTACACCTACGTGTATGACATGGACACACTAGGTAATTCTATACAAACAGTGTTGAGTAGTTATATAAACCCAATTCAAAAGAAGTTGGGAGCAAAAGTTGCTGAGTAAAATGTATGTAAAAAAGGATGGAATGTTTGGAAAgctcataaacccatattttattcacagcagaacacagaaaacatcacatttttaaacagaTTTACTATTTCAGGAAAAATATTATCTGATTTTGAATTTGTTGCCTGCAACACATCTCAAACTTTGGGATGGGGAAACAAAAGGCTAGAAAAGTAAGggataataaaaagaaacagctgaaagaaCATTTTGTTACTGGCAACAGCTCGGTAACAGGATTGAGCTTCTTAAAAGAAGTAGTGTTTCCCAGAAGTTTAGAtgggcagaggttcaccaatCTGCAAAAGACTTTGTTTACAAAGTTgtggaacaatttcagaatgATGTTCCTCCCAGTGACTTTGAAACACCTCATTATATATGATACATATTATCATCAAACATTCTGAGAATCTGCCGAAAATCATTATTGGACCCCTGTGGTCTTTGGGCTCTCGGGTCTCTGCAGTGCCTCAAAAGGAggcattcattttaaaatggactgaggaaaagtggaaaactgttctgaCGTTACACAAATCAAAATGTGAAATTCTTTTTAGAACACATGGTAAGCTGAAGCTTGACGTTAGGTTTAGGTTGTGTTGTTGTCAGATACCTTACTGAtcatgtgcttgtgtgtgtgtgtgtgacagagcaTCTTTCTCCACCTAACATCTCTGCATCGTTCACTAATGGTAACCTGATTGTAAAATGGGACCCGCCTCACACCAGAAACAACGTTAACCCTGAATGTTTTGAAAATGAAGTGGAAATAGGTGATCAGGTACAGTACGCTTCAGATGCAACattctgtttttggtttttttgtacgTGTGGCAGGAATAATGAACAAGACAAACTTCTTTTTAACCCTGTGGGGTCTAAGGCTCCATATGCATggctattttttaaataaaataataataataatgctcctgctttgaaaaatgtttctgtCCACATGAAAACgcaaaaagggggaaaaaacaatgaTTAGTGCTGTTAAGGGCATGCCAATGCAACAGGTGTCAACTTAAGCCAGACTGTACAGAAAACTTGCAAACAATAACCACAATCTGATGCCAAAAAAGGAGATAAAGGTGCAGTCCTTGCAAGATAAAAACCTTGTTTTAATTGTAACCTGAGTTTTCAGTGTctttgtaaaacaataaaaaaagagtgTTATGATAAGTCGTGcttagacctcagagggttaattGAAGTCCAAAGTCAGAGCAATCTTATCAGAGTCGGCCTTGTGAAAGTGAGATTAACCATTTTTTGATTAATCtctttaaaacaggaaaaaacaacaccTTTGCTACTTAAACACCATACAAATCATACAGTGGCAAGTGTAGATCCTTCACACAGCTATAGTGTGAGAATGAGGACAAGAATATCAGAAGATTGCTCAGGATCACATCACTGGAGTGAATGGAGTCCCACTGTCACACTGTGTAAGTCCTCTATGTCTTCTTGTGCAGTGGTTTAAACAGTGGCTGATGATGCAGTGTTATAATTATCGACATGTCAGTTTAAAGAACAGtgcttttgtgttgtgtgtctgtaGCGATGGAACGGTCAGATTCTGTGCTCAAGCCTGTGGTGATAGTCTTCATTTGTCTCGGGGTACCCATGGGCCTGCTGGctttgctgctgtttgtgcGCTATCAGAGGTATTGTTTTAACCTGCCGCCACATATGTGACTCCTCCTTTaactggtttgttttgttttaagctGTTTGTGTCTCTCCAATCAACTTTGTCATGACTTTTAAATGTGAAACTGGTAAATGTCGGAAAAAGAACAAAGTTGAGGTTACGTTAAAAAGGAGAAGTGAGAGAATGGCATCTTTCTTCACATCACAGCATCCACGCTAAAGTTCTTCAACCTACAGGCAAAAATCCCCCGGTTTGACTTGTTAACTAACCAAATAAGGAGAATGCAAAAGGAGATACAAGATAAAACACTTCCTCCCTTGcatctgttttttcccccttttaaaACTAGAAACGTGTCAAGGATCATTTTGTGTATACTTGTGTGTTTTAGGGTGACTAAGGTCCTTTTTCCTCCAATTCCTCGCCCCCCACCAAAGTACAAATATTTCCTGGAAAAAAGCGATGCATTTAATGTGAGTACATTGTGGACTGTGAATACACAAGATCACATTTCTCACACTTTTTCGAACCACAAAGATGTGTGTATACAAAGTTTAAAagctttgtttcctgttttgtgttgCCAGTTTTTCTATTCTACCCCATCGGCTAAGCCTGAAGAAGTGATCACTGAGGTGGAAGACACTGGGAAAAACCCTGGAAAGTAATACAGGATGCACAGGttgaagaacaacaacaacaacgacttTCGTTATATCTAAATGTATGGACTGTCTAGTTTTTCTTATGTGATATTTCATTTCAGGAGGAGTATAGAGGTGTTAAATA harbors:
- the LOC100705786 gene encoding uncharacterized protein LOC100705786 isoform X1; this encodes MAVFLIRLVIWSTSLVLWFPQSAATESHGLDLCQEVWDEKYELGMVNIQNPTENISHEELSDIKEKFICLLDSKNELNCSWSFNTLEKDTRLSVFISVCNEETVIESRTFAERVGSMSLTVSKEISGVVLHFNMSLHNWISYTYVYDMDTLEHLSPPNISASFTNGNLIVKWDPPHTRNNVNPECFENEVEIGDQEKTTPLLLKHHTNHTVASVDPSHSYSVRMRTRISEDCSGSHHWSEWSPTVTLSMERSDSVLKPVVIVFICLGVPMGLLALLLFVRYQRVTKVLFPPIPRPPPKYKYFLEKSDAFNFFYSTPSAKPEEVITEVEDTGKNPGK
- the LOC100705786 gene encoding uncharacterized protein LOC100705786 isoform X2, whose protein sequence is MAVFLIRLVIWSTSLVLWFPQSATESHGLDLCQEVWDEKYELGMVNIQNPTENISHEELSDIKEKFICLLDSKNELNCSWSFNTLEKDTRLSVFISVCNEETVIESRTFAERVGSMSLTVSKEISGVVLHFNMSLHNWISYTYVYDMDTLEHLSPPNISASFTNGNLIVKWDPPHTRNNVNPECFENEVEIGDQEKTTPLLLKHHTNHTVASVDPSHSYSVRMRTRISEDCSGSHHWSEWSPTVTLSMERSDSVLKPVVIVFICLGVPMGLLALLLFVRYQRVTKVLFPPIPRPPPKYKYFLEKSDAFNFFYSTPSAKPEEVITEVEDTGKNPGK